The following proteins come from a genomic window of Candidatus Binataceae bacterium:
- the pcaG gene encoding protocatechuate 3,4-dioxygenase subunit alpha: MGRALTPSQTVGPFFHRALVREGGNDLAARGAKGERVVIEGRVLDGEGAPVSDAMLEIWQANADGRYDHPEDRQEKLRDPNFHGFGRTATDTEGRFRFTTIKPGALPGRGGALQAPHINVIVFARGLLRHLVTRIYFPDEPLNASDPVLNAVPAGRRATLVARRAAAGGGSAPQVLNFDIVLQGADETVFLDV; the protein is encoded by the coding sequence ATGGGCCGGGCGCTGACACCGTCGCAGACCGTTGGCCCGTTCTTCCATCGCGCGCTCGTGCGCGAAGGAGGGAACGACCTTGCCGCGCGCGGCGCCAAGGGCGAGCGTGTGGTCATCGAAGGGCGCGTGCTCGACGGCGAGGGCGCGCCGGTCAGCGACGCGATGCTCGAGATCTGGCAGGCCAACGCCGACGGCCGTTACGACCATCCCGAGGACCGGCAGGAGAAGCTGCGCGATCCCAACTTCCACGGCTTCGGCCGCACGGCGACCGACACCGAGGGCCGCTTCCGTTTCACGACCATCAAGCCGGGCGCGCTGCCCGGGCGCGGCGGCGCGCTCCAGGCGCCGCATATCAACGTCATCGTCTTCGCGCGCGGCCTGCTGCGCCATCTGGTCACCCGAATCTACTTTCCCGACGAGCCGCTCAACGCCAGCGACCCCGTGCTCAACGCGGTGCCCGCCGGGCGCCGGGCAACGCTCGTCGCGCGCCGCGCGGCCGCAGGCGGCGGCAGCGCCCCGCAGGTGCTCAATTTCGACATCGTGTTGCAGGGCGCGGACGAGACCGTCTTCCTGGACGTGTAG